One window of the Candidatus Bathyarchaeota archaeon genome contains the following:
- a CDS encoding DNA-3-methyladenine glycosylase I translates to MTKAHRAPWGCVYAKEDKSECKPGEVPKSDREYFEILCLCVLQAGLNWRAVRRNWQKYKKAFFGFDIDKLAKVQAEKLIERPNVIKNKRKVEAIIYNAREFQKIREEYGSFRNFLASLRQLKNEELFKLLAKKFRHIGIYTAEYFLHSVGYWK, encoded by the coding sequence ATGACTAAAGCTCATAGAGCACCTTGGGGATGTGTTTACGCTAAAGAGGATAAAAGTGAATGCAAACCCGGTGAAGTGCCTAAGTCTGACAGGGAGTATTTTGAAATTCTATGTTTATGTGTCTTGCAAGCTGGGCTAAACTGGAGGGCTGTCAGAAGAAACTGGCAAAAATATAAAAAGGCATTTTTTGGCTTTGACATTGATAAGTTGGCTAAAGTTCAAGCAGAAAAGCTGATTGAAAGACCTAATGTTATAAAAAATAAAAGGAAAGTGGAAGCGATAATCTATAATGCAAGGGAATTTCAGAAGATAAGGGAAGAGTATGGTTCATTTCGTAATTTTCTAGCATCGCTTAGGCAATTGAAGAATGAGGAATTGTTCAAGTTGTTGGCGAAAAAGTTTAGGCATATAGGAATTTACACTGCAGAATATTTTCTTCACAGCGTAGGCTACTGGAAATAA
- the tfe gene encoding transcription factor E, with amino-acid sequence MWKAEGNRLSYIDEQTLLKIAEALGDEEAVKVIDILKNSGEVTDDEIANKTGIRLNSVRKILYKLYDHSLVAMRRTRDENTGWFIFHWKLQPDQLEGFIINQKKRVLEKLKIRLEYEKSHDFYYCFTPGCKKIPFEEAMEVVFKCPKCGKPLVHYDNTKLIQVLNKKIEQLREELGG; translated from the coding sequence TTAAAATTGCTGAAGCATTAGGCGACGAGGAAGCCGTTAAGGTAATTGACATTCTGAAAAATTCAGGTGAAGTTACAGATGACGAAATAGCAAACAAAACCGGAATACGCTTAAATTCTGTTAGGAAGATTCTCTACAAACTTTATGACCATTCTTTGGTAGCCATGCGCAGGACAAGAGACGAGAATACCGGATGGTTCATTTTCCACTGGAAACTTCAACCAGACCAGCTTGAAGGCTTCATAATAAACCAGAAAAAACGTGTTCTTGAAAAATTGAAAATTAGACTAGAGTATGAGAAAAGCCACGATTTCTATTACTGCTTTACACCTGGATGCAAGAAAATTCCATTCGAAGAAGCCATGGAAGTCGTTTTTAAATGTCCGAAATGTGGAAAACCGCTTGTACATTATGATAATACTAAGCTTATTCAAGTTTTAAATAAGAAAATTGAACAGTTAAGGGAGGAACTCGGTGGATAA
- a CDS encoding DUF2110 family protein encodes MATVTLLEKVYGHYSARNFESMFKNMCKGLNVRLKVLNCAPRGWIRIELWGEDEKVALKFLEKEMGLAPVHRGNVKQGDIIRGRIVASKSKLELHVDIGVYEPELTDAAIPLRHLQAQLADGKKMALQTIVELYGLYTNLPLEVKVWKPRADMETIRTELSENQISTFNNWLGQKLERLIILGATIEEVECAVKKLRLSRDIYGIESLGLLEHAVICKLGTEARGLIPKLGPKLPNAVLIPFSPDKILKVTGRTEL; translated from the coding sequence ATGGCTACAGTTACCCTTTTAGAGAAGGTTTATGGACACTACTCGGCCAGAAACTTCGAATCCATGTTTAAGAACATGTGTAAAGGATTAAATGTAAGACTTAAAGTCTTGAATTGTGCGCCTAGAGGCTGGATAAGAATCGAACTATGGGGAGAAGATGAAAAGGTAGCCTTAAAATTTTTGGAGAAGGAAATGGGGCTTGCGCCGGTTCATAGAGGAAATGTTAAGCAAGGCGATATCATCAGAGGGAGAATAGTGGCTTCAAAAAGTAAACTTGAGCTTCACGTAGACATCGGTGTTTACGAGCCGGAACTTACAGACGCCGCTATACCTTTAAGGCATCTTCAAGCTCAGCTTGCAGACGGAAAGAAAATGGCCTTACAAACCATAGTTGAGCTTTACGGTTTATACACAAACCTTCCGTTGGAAGTTAAAGTATGGAAACCCAGAGCCGATATGGAAACAATAAGAACCGAATTATCTGAAAACCAAATCTCAACTTTTAACAATTGGCTCGGCCAAAAACTTGAACGCCTAATAATACTTGGAGCAACAATAGAAGAAGTAGAATGCGCAGTGAAGAAACTTAGGCTTTCAAGAGACATTTACGGAATTGAATCATTAGGCCTACTTGAACATGCGGTAATTTGCAAGCTTGGAACAGAAGCTAGAGGGCTAATACCAAAGCTAGGCCCAAAACTTCCAAACGCAGTTTTAATTCCCTTCTCACCAGATAAAATCTTGAAGGTAACTGGAAGAACGGAGCTATAG
- the arcC gene encoding carbamate kinase: MNKTIVIALGGNAIKKANEKGTAEQQFRNVKTTCKHILEIIKKGYRVVITHGNGPQVGNLLIQQEEAKKIVPPQPLDVLGAMTQGQIGYMIQQTLTNYLKKAGLNIPVVTVITQVLVNKDDPDFKDPSKPVGPFYTKKEAEKLVKEKDYIIKKVRPGRKAYRRVVPSPDPIAIIEKDVIKMLVNSGAIVIAAGGGGIPVIKENGQLKGVEAVIDKDLASEKLAEIVSADIFLILTDIEKVKLNFGKPNEKDLNKLTITEAEKYLEEGHFLPGSMKPKVIACIRFLKAGGKKAIITALNKAVEALEGKTGTHFYKA; this comes from the coding sequence ATGAACAAGACCATTGTTATCGCTCTCGGCGGAAACGCAATTAAAAAGGCTAATGAGAAAGGAACAGCCGAACAGCAATTTCGCAATGTAAAAACTACCTGTAAGCATATTTTAGAAATAATCAAGAAAGGTTACCGCGTTGTCATAACCCATGGGAACGGCCCGCAAGTGGGAAACTTACTTATTCAACAAGAAGAAGCCAAAAAAATTGTTCCGCCTCAGCCACTCGACGTTTTAGGAGCCATGACGCAGGGGCAGATAGGCTATATGATACAACAAACCCTAACTAACTATTTAAAAAAAGCCGGACTAAACATCCCGGTTGTAACGGTGATAACACAAGTTCTCGTAAACAAAGATGACCCAGACTTTAAAGACCCATCAAAGCCAGTAGGCCCCTTTTACACAAAAAAGGAAGCTGAAAAACTTGTTAAAGAAAAAGACTACATAATAAAGAAGGTTAGGCCTGGAAGAAAAGCCTACAGACGAGTTGTCCCATCTCCAGACCCAATAGCAATAATCGAAAAAGACGTAATCAAAATGCTTGTCAACTCGGGGGCAATAGTAATAGCTGCTGGAGGCGGCGGAATACCAGTAATAAAGGAAAACGGTCAATTAAAGGGTGTTGAAGCAGTCATAGACAAGGATCTAGCCAGCGAAAAACTCGCCGAAATAGTAAGCGCCGACATTTTCCTAATTTTGACCGACATAGAAAAAGTAAAGCTGAACTTCGGAAAACCAAACGAAAAAGACTTAAACAAACTAACAATAACAGAAGCCGAAAAATACCTAGAGGAAGGCCACTTCTTACCGGGAAGCATGAAACCAAAAGTAATCGCATGCATACGATTCTTAAAAGCTGGAGGGAAAAAAGCAATAATAACAGCCCTCAACAAGGCAGTAGAAGCACTAGAAGGAAAAACAGGAACACACTTCTACAAGGCATAA
- a CDS encoding TIGR00295 family protein, whose amino-acid sequence MPSREDALQLLVKSGCEKNVIEHCKTVSQLAVKIAKKLKNNGFNVDLKLVEIGALLHDIGRSKTHTVHHAIIGANIAREAGLPETIIRIIERHVGGGITSQEARKLGWPVRDYIPETLEEKIVCYADKLIEGNRQVPIERTIEKLAAELGENHPAIERIKRLHKEFMSMVDV is encoded by the coding sequence ATTCCTTCCAGAGAGGACGCCCTACAACTTCTCGTTAAAAGCGGCTGTGAAAAAAACGTAATCGAACATTGTAAAACAGTCTCCCAACTAGCCGTTAAAATAGCTAAAAAACTAAAAAACAACGGCTTCAATGTTGATTTGAAGCTTGTAGAAATCGGCGCCTTACTCCATGATATTGGACGTTCCAAAACCCACACGGTTCACCATGCAATAATAGGCGCAAACATAGCAAGAGAGGCTGGACTGCCAGAAACCATAATCAGAATTATAGAAAGACACGTCGGCGGAGGAATAACCTCTCAAGAGGCTCGAAAGTTAGGATGGCCCGTAAGAGATTATATTCCTGAAACACTAGAAGAGAAGATCGTTTGCTACGCAGATAAGCTAATTGAAGGAAATAGGCAGGTTCCCATTGAGAGAACAATTGAAAAGTTGGCCGCCGAACTCGGCGAGAATCATCCGGCTATTGAAAGAATAAAGAGGCTTCACAAGGAGTTCATGTCAATGGTGGACGTTTAA